The sequence below is a genomic window from Parafrankia discariae.
TGTACGCCGACCCACGTAACTGCCCGGCCTAGCGCGGTTAGCGCGGTCGCCCGCCCGGGACGCGTGTTCCGCACCGGAGGCGGCCCGGAAACCCCGCATCGGACGTGACCTGGAAATGAGGTGGACGTGGACGAACGACGGATGACGATGCGCGAGGCGTTGAACCTCGCCCTGGACCAGGCGCTGGAGCGTGACGAGCGCGTCTTCCTGATCGGTGAGGACATCGCCGACCCGGGGGCGTCGGGTCCGACCGCCGGCCTGTCGAGCAGGTACGGCACCGAGCGGGTGCTGGACACCCCGATCTCCGAGGCGGCGATCGTGGGCGCGGCCATCGGAGCCGCGATGGAGGGCTTCCGCCCGGTCGCCGAGATCATGATCATGGATTTCATCGGGATCGCCGCCGACCAGATCGTCAACCACGCGGCGAAGATGCGGTTCATGACCGGGGGGCGGACCACCGCGCCCATCACCGTGCGCACCCAGGTCTACGGCGGGCTCGGTACCGGCGCCACGCACTCGCAGTCGCTGGAGGCGTGGTTCATGCACATCCCGGGACTGAAGGTCATCGTTCCCTCGACGCCGCGCGACGGCAAGGGCCTCCTCACCTCCGCGATCTTCGACGACGACCCGTGCGTCTTCCTGGAGACGATCCGCCTGCAGGGCCAGCGCGGAATGGTGCCGGTCGACCCCGGGTTCGCCATCCCGCTCGGCCAGGCGGACGTGAAGCGCCCCGGCACCGACGTCACCCTGATCAGCTACGGCCGCGGGGTCGTCGAGTCACTCGGCGCGGCGGAGGCGCTCGCGGGCGAGGAGATCAGCGCCGAGGTACTCGATCTGCGCACCCTCGTCCCGCTCGACACGGCGGCGATCCTCGAGTCGGTGCACCGGACGACGCGGGCGGTGGTGGTGCACGACGCGGTGCAGTTCGCCGGACCGGGAGCGGAGATCGCCGCGATCATCCAGAACGAGCTGTTCGACCGCCTCGCGGCACCGGTGGAGCGGGTGGGTGCCCGTTTCGTACCCAACCCGGCACCGCCGGCGCTGGAGTCACAGATCTACCCGAACTCCGCGAAGATCATCGCGGCGGTCCACCGGACGCTGCGCTGGAAAACCACCAGGGAAGGCGCACGTGGCTGACTTCACGATCCGTATTCCACGGGTATCGGTCGCGATCTCGGAGGCTGAGCTGATCGAGCTTCTCGTGGCGGAGGGGGCGCGGGTCGAGGAGGGTGACCCGCTGTTCATCATCGCGACGGACAAGGCTGAGACCGAGGTGGAAGCCGGCGCGTCCGGAACCGTGCACTGGAGCGGCGCGGTGGAGACCGTCTACGAGATCGGTGCCGAGATCGGGACGATCAGAGCCCTCGGCTGACACCGACATTGACAGGCGTCCGCCGGCCCGGACAGTCCGACGCCGGCGCTGAAAGGAGGTGTACGCCGATGGCCGTCACCGACGACCGCCGGGCCGATCCTTCCCGGGACTCCGCCCACAGCCCGGCCCGGGATGTTCCGTTCGCCATCCGGGACCCGTTACGGATACCACGCGAGCGTTATTACGACCGGAACTTCTTCGAGCTCGAGAACGAGTATCTGTGGCCGCGCGTCTGGCAGATGGCCTGCCGGCTGGAGGAGATCCCGCGGCCCGGCGACTTCGTCGAGTACGAGATCTGCGACCAGTCCGTTCTGATCGTGCGGCAGCCCGATCTGTCTATCAGGGCCTTCCACAACGCCTGCCGGCACCGGGCCACCCAGCTGTGCACGGGTTCCGGGCGGCTGCTCGGCGGCCAGATCGTGTGCCCGTTCCACGGCTGGCGCTGGAACCTCGACGGCAGCAACTCGTTCGTGTACGGCGCCGACGGCTTCGCGCCGGAGACGCTGCGCCCGGAGGACCTCCGGCTGCGCGAGTGCCGAGTCGACACGTGGGGCGCCTGCGTGTGGATCAACATGGACGAGCACGCCCGACCGCTGCGGGAGGCGCTGTCACCCGGAGCCGAGATTCTGGAGACGGTCGGCGTCGAGAACCTGCGCGTGTGGTGGTGGAAGGAAACCATCCTGGACGCGAACTGGAAAGTCGCGCAGGAGGCCTTCCACGAGGGCTACCACGTGATGGCGACGCATCCCCAGCTCTCCTTCGGGATGGGCGAGGACTATCCGGTGGGAACCGTCGACTACACCGCGCTGGCGAACGGCCACGCCCGCTTCCAGGGAAAGTTCGACCCCGCGGCCGGGGGCGTCTCGGAGGGGCGCGGAGCGGAAGCCTTCCTCGCGCGTTCCCGGCTGCTGTGGGAAGGCCAGGACGCGATGACCCTCGAGCGGGACCTGCACGTCTTCGAGGGACTCCGGAAGCTGGTGCCGCCCGGTGAGGACTTCCCGACCGCGGCGATCAAGGCGCTGTTCGACTACGCCGCCGGCGCCGGAATCCCGCTGCGCCCGACGCCCGAGGGGATACGTCTCTGGGGTGGTGAGGTGTTCCTCTTCCCGAACTTCATGGTGCTTCCCCTGTACGGCAACGCGCTGT
It includes:
- a CDS encoding alpha-ketoacid dehydrogenase subunit beta, which translates into the protein MTMREALNLALDQALERDERVFLIGEDIADPGASGPTAGLSSRYGTERVLDTPISEAAIVGAAIGAAMEGFRPVAEIMIMDFIGIAADQIVNHAAKMRFMTGGRTTAPITVRTQVYGGLGTGATHSQSLEAWFMHIPGLKVIVPSTPRDGKGLLTSAIFDDDPCVFLETIRLQGQRGMVPVDPGFAIPLGQADVKRPGTDVTLISYGRGVVESLGAAEALAGEEISAEVLDLRTLVPLDTAAILESVHRTTRAVVVHDAVQFAGPGAEIAAIIQNELFDRLAAPVERVGARFVPNPAPPALESQIYPNSAKIIAAVHRTLRWKTTREGARG
- a CDS encoding lipoyl domain-containing protein, which gives rise to MADFTIRIPRVSVAISEAELIELLVAEGARVEEGDPLFIIATDKAETEVEAGASGTVHWSGAVETVYEIGAEIGTIRALG
- a CDS encoding aromatic ring-hydroxylating oxygenase subunit alpha, with product MAVTDDRRADPSRDSAHSPARDVPFAIRDPLRIPRERYYDRNFFELENEYLWPRVWQMACRLEEIPRPGDFVEYEICDQSVLIVRQPDLSIRAFHNACRHRATQLCTGSGRLLGGQIVCPFHGWRWNLDGSNSFVYGADGFAPETLRPEDLRLRECRVDTWGACVWINMDEHARPLREALSPGAEILETVGVENLRVWWWKETILDANWKVAQEAFHEGYHVMATHPQLSFGMGEDYPVGTVDYTALANGHARFQGKFDPAAGGVSEGRGAEAFLARSRLLWEGQDAMTLERDLHVFEGLRKLVPPGEDFPTAAIKALFDYAAGAGIPLRPTPEGIRLWGGEVFLFPNFMVLPLYGNALSYRVRPYGNDPEKCRFEVWSLTMYPEGAEPGRATLKGRFAPDDTENWGLIPRQDFGNIGRQQRGLHSRGFREHRLAARWEPAIGNMHAELDRYLAG